The segment ttacatttcaccTAACACAATTTGGGTACAGCAGAGCAACCATGTAAGGGACTGTTCTTCAGGGATATTAGAAAACAGaatatagcaaaaaaaaaaaacaaaacagaatatagcaaaaaaaaaaaaaaaaaaaacagaatatagTTAAATAGAATACAATAGAGTGGGATTGTCAAGTGCAGCTCTTTTCATTGGGCAGAGTTGACATTGGCAAGGTTTTTTATTTGGAGGGAGTAAAAGAAATTCTTACAGAACGGTTTAACACTGAGAACATCCCCATATTCTGACATGCAGGTAAGTGTGTTGTAACTGCTGAAATTGATGTTTGAATATCTTCCGATGTGCTCACGTGatccttttttcatgtttcatttttgagCTGGTTTGTGTTCCTCATATTTCTTCTACTTTTTACCAAGCAGgtgaaaagaacaaataaatatttctaaGCACTCAGTTTTAAAGGTCATGGGAAACAGTGTGTACACTCACACAGGTGTTTCCACTCTTTTTACTGAATTACACTCACAGACTTTGCCTCTTTGACTTCTTCGACATCACTCTGTTTTTTGTAAGGTCAGATGAATGATCGAGTTGAATGTGAAGAATTGGGCTTTAAAgaaattgttcttttttcttgaaGAAATCATTTTTCACTGACTTATTGGAGTTGCATTGTCAAATTAAACACATTGCGCCCTGACGAGGCAAAAATATGGGGACTATTTGTTTAATGTTTCCCCTGCTGTGTTAGAAATTATGAGCCTTAAATGTTCTTGGTTACCACTTtcatataataaaataacacattagCATAAAATGCCAAACATAGTGATGGTGAATAGGGGATCTCAGCAGAaatagttgattttttttttattattattattattttctgcgGGGTCACTATTGCTATCGCTACTAATAAGCGTGTCTGCATTGGTTCACCTGGCTAAATCTGATTAGTTGTCTCTCTGTTATGTAAGGCGGTCTCGTTTCTGtcataaagttaaatgaaattCAACCTTAATCTGCAGGAACAGTTGAGTTTTCACTGAAACAGAACAGCCAATGTTCTTAGCTGGATCAAAATAGCACGTAATTTCagcttcaattttttttattttcaatgaacTCTTGGTCTTGGTGATCGTGGTTGTCGCCACAGAATTTATATAAATGAAGTTTGCCTGTGTGCATGGACTCATTGGTCTGTACTGCCCTCCAGTGCCGGCATGGGGAAACTTTAACACCCCCTCCCCATTGATGCCGCCTGCAACTTCTCCCAGTCTGATCATAACGAGCGGCCGCAGCATCGTCTACATGGGCCGCTTTCTGCGTTATACCTTCTTCTCTGTGATCCTGCAGCTGGTCCTGTCCATCCCTGTCCTCCGCCTACGGGCTGCATCAGCTGCTGCCTCTACGCCtcagtggaaatgaaatgacagtTAAAAGCAGAATCAAGTCCGATTCGCTGCGAAAATATCCGGATCCGTGCTTCCATGCATCGAATCGCCGGGAGGTCAAAGGTTTGATTCCAGTTTCTCTGTCAGGATGTCGTCGTCTGAAAATGCTGCGTCACATGAAGGTATGTCGACTAGCCCTCACACTGAGCGGGTGATCAGGGCAGCAACAATAATAGCATATAACATTCAAAATATCAGCATATAGGAACCTTATTCTAACAAACCgtctgaaaatatatttaagtttCTCTTAGTCTAGATATGACTGGTAGACTCCAGTGAGACTAAATATTGCACTGTAGGAtgacaaaatgtatattttctcaCTTTCCTGCCGCAGCCTGTGAAGCATCACCTCCTGCAGTGACTGAACCACTTAGGATTGTTCTGCTGGGCAGGACAGGAACAGGCAGAAGCTCCTCAGGCAACACCATCCTGGGCAGGTCTGCTTTCTTTACAGACACCTCGCCCTGTTCCGTCACCACACATTGCATGAGACAGACTGGAACCGTAAACGGCCGCAACATCTCTGTGATCGACACTCCAGGGTTCTTCCACACAAGCCTCCCCCCTCAGGACATCATGGCAGAGGTGGGACGATGTGTTGTCCTATCATCTCCAGGGCCCCACGCCTTTTTGGTGACCCTGCATCCGGGCAGATTCACACAAGAGGAGGAGAACAGCCTGGAGTGGATCAAGGCGACCTTTGGGTCCGGAGCCACCAAATTTGTTGTGGTGCTGTTCACTTGGGGAGACCAGCTACAGGGCAAATGCATCAAAGACTTCCTGGAGGAGAGCCATGAGCTGCAGGAGTTTGTCAGCAGCTGCCATGGTGGGTATCATGTCtttgaaaacaataaacagGACACACAGGTTGTACAACTTCTGCAGAAGGTAGACAAGATGGTGGCAGACAATGGAGGTGGTTTCTATAGCAATGAGATGTTTAAGGAGGCTGAAAGAGCCATCAAGGAGACACAAGAGAGGATTCTTGGAGAAAG is part of the Echeneis naucrates chromosome 8, fEcheNa1.1, whole genome shotgun sequence genome and harbors:
- the LOC115047957 gene encoding GTPase IMAP family member 7; the protein is MSSSENAASHEACEASPPAVTEPLRIVLLGRTGTGRSSSGNTILGRSAFFTDTSPCSVTTHCMRQTGTVNGRNISVIDTPGFFHTSLPPQDIMAEVGRCVVLSSPGPHAFLVTLHPGRFTQEEENSLEWIKATFGSGATKFVVVLFTWGDQLQGKCIKDFLEESHELQEFVSSCHGGYHVFENNKQDTQVVQLLQKVDKMVADNGGGFYSNEMFKEAERAIKETQERILGERGLKMESLQRQAEYREEQGAALETRRRREEEERKREEEEARKRAEKLFWYELVTALGKGAAEGAGIMGKDKGKGKAVKKVKVVEKAAALAATPLSITSAAKAVGGAVREGSKVLYKHRKTFLH